CATATCAAAAGTACCAGACCCTGACTCCATCTTATGCTCACAGCATCGACACTATTGTCATTGGCAAGACCAATGTTCATCCAGCTTTCCGCTGCAATATTTGGTTAGAGAATGAATCTAAACCAAAAGCTGGACGATTTTCTAACAGAGTAATTGttgaacatataaattttactttgtatgtATTCCAGTGTACAATGAACAAAGACTTTGGTAAACCAAAAGGGATAAGTTTTTATGTCaatgattataatattaatccaATCCATGCTCCAATTAACAGACTTATTCAAGTGAATACAAAACGGAAGCCTAGACAAATgagcaatattaaatttgtcaatAATATTGTACCAGCAATATGTGTACTACCAAATCAAGTTCCTATCGTTTCAAGAGAttcatttattgaatttcttgTATTTCATCAAATGATGGGTgtcaaacattttacaatatatgaCAGTATGATATCAGAAGATGTTATAAgaagattaaatttattacctgCTGATATAACACAATGGAACATACAATTTTTCCCTTTAAACTAtccatttatattttcaaagtcTTATGATATAGTACGTAATGCAGTGGAGTTAGATTGCCTCTTCAGACATTTTCGATATGATAAAGAAGAAGCGGATAAAGCAAGTCATATGGTATTGCTCTCTTGGGATGAATTTTTAGTACCTCGtgttcataataatattaaaagtgttcTCGGTGATTTTGATCCTATGAGATCATTACAAACTATTGCATATCCACTTTTATTCTGTCTGAACCAACCTGACGATGATAGTGCTGTTATCGGATATCCtgatatatttaacaaaaggCATTATTACAACTTGCCTGAGAATATTCctattaaacatataataaacCTTGATGCGATTTCAAAATTtgatgatatatttaatattttttcgaaaACAATGCAAGAAATTCCCCTGAACATGCTAGCTGTACACAAATACACTGAATGTAGGGACAGTAAGAAGTATAGCTTGAGTGGATACAATGAGACACAGTTGCAAGTATTTCCACACAAACTTGAAGGTGCAATAACACAATTTTCTCAAGACTTATTAAGCAATAAAGTTTACAGGTTGTATAAATCTGGACAAATATGGGAGAGAAGTTCAAGTGAAAATATAAGAGAGATGTTGTAGATTTACAATACTCAAATAAAACCACTTTGTAGA
This genomic window from Papilio machaon chromosome 25, ilPapMach1.1, whole genome shotgun sequence contains:
- the LOC106711250 gene encoding uncharacterized protein LOC106711250, which encodes MKTPRKSSTNIMRKYYQLILVLISFISIVTLLIYRHEYYRLRYVLEVLNFFGKPGLSEIEFCGPGFNATMLSEILRNSSMEVRETPPLFQQIDENFYSYSSFLRSYQKYQTLTPSYAHSIDTIVIGKTNVHPAFRCNIWLENESKPKAGRFSNRVIVEHINFTLYVFQCTMNKDFGKPKGISFYVNDYNINPIHAPINRLIQVNTKRKPRQMSNIKFVNNIVPAICVLPNQVPIVSRDSFIEFLVFHQMMGVKHFTIYDSMISEDVIRRLNLLPADITQWNIQFFPLNYPFIFSKSYDIVRNAVELDCLFRHFRYDKEEADKASHMVLLSWDEFLVPRVHNNIKSVLGDFDPMRSLQTIAYPLLFCLNQPDDDSAVIGYPDIFNKRHYYNLPENIPIKHIINLDAISKFDDIFNIFSKTMQEIPLNMLAVHKYTECRDSKKYSLSGYNETQLQVFPHKLEGAITQFSQDLLSNKVYRLYKSGQIWERSSSENIREML